Proteins encoded in a region of the Nocardioides aromaticivorans genome:
- a CDS encoding LuxR C-terminal-related transcriptional regulator, giving the protein MSEAATSSISVGRLNELGEPWSLPGCPVQLEVLQEVRDTVRAMQFLVLQLADPDVDEVVDVRTATAALSRVWQLAIGAIDAGQPDAGVESRRKLLEVLGRVRNVEARLREAQARERERASDFFQQTMSELENTESTEALLQRATEVVCGLGFDRAIASTLQDGMWFTNAVCIPTDEAWATEILRVGGAHPQKVSSLFESVMVRGKKAICVTAASTDERIHRPLADVSRVHSYVAAPILQKGLVVGFIHADRYFQRRYVGEPDRRLLTQAARSVSHLWQRNALLDRLGVIQSGLASLSDTATGAADGYADITMPPPAGGVGRANSFMRSQLDTYPRQAVRFAPASSLSTRESEVLRLMAAGETNSAIAARLFVTDETVKSHVKQILRKLHARNRAEAVAKWLA; this is encoded by the coding sequence GTGAGTGAGGCGGCAACCTCCAGTATCTCGGTGGGGCGCCTGAACGAGCTGGGTGAACCGTGGTCGCTCCCTGGATGCCCGGTTCAATTGGAGGTGTTGCAGGAGGTTCGTGACACGGTCCGCGCCATGCAGTTCCTGGTGCTGCAGCTGGCTGATCCCGACGTCGACGAGGTTGTAGACGTCCGGACAGCCACGGCGGCATTGTCGCGTGTATGGCAACTGGCGATCGGGGCGATCGACGCAGGGCAGCCAGACGCGGGAGTCGAGTCGAGAAGGAAACTTCTTGAAGTTCTCGGCAGGGTCAGAAACGTTGAGGCTCGGCTCCGCGAGGCGCAGGCACGCGAGCGTGAACGCGCATCGGACTTTTTCCAACAAACTATGTCGGAGTTGGAAAACACCGAGTCAACGGAAGCACTCCTCCAGCGTGCTACGGAGGTGGTCTGCGGCCTCGGGTTCGACCGGGCGATCGCATCGACCCTGCAGGACGGCATGTGGTTCACCAATGCAGTCTGTATCCCCACGGACGAAGCGTGGGCAACCGAGATACTACGTGTCGGCGGCGCTCATCCTCAAAAGGTGTCTTCATTGTTCGAGTCGGTCATGGTACGGGGAAAGAAGGCGATCTGTGTGACCGCGGCCTCAACTGATGAGCGCATCCATCGGCCCCTCGCTGACGTCTCTAGGGTCCATTCTTATGTGGCTGCACCCATCTTGCAGAAGGGCCTCGTGGTCGGGTTCATACATGCGGATCGCTACTTCCAGCGTCGCTACGTCGGTGAACCTGATCGGCGGTTGCTCACTCAGGCAGCCCGATCGGTCTCGCACCTGTGGCAGAGAAACGCCCTCTTAGACAGGCTCGGGGTGATCCAGTCAGGACTGGCGAGCCTCAGCGACACCGCAACGGGTGCCGCCGACGGATACGCGGATATTACAATGCCGCCACCCGCCGGTGGAGTCGGAAGAGCGAACAGCTTCATGCGCTCTCAGTTGGACACGTATCCGCGGCAGGCGGTCCGGTTTGCGCCCGCCTCGTCGCTGTCAACGCGCGAGAGCGAGGTGTTACGGCTCATGGCCGCCGGCGAGACGAATTCAGCAATAGCGGCGCGGCTATTCGTCACAGACGAGACGGTGAAGTCGCACGTCAAGCAGATTCTCCGGAAGTTGCATGCGCGCAATCGGGCCGAGGCAGTCGCCAAATGGCTGGCATGA
- a CDS encoding PaaX family transcriptional regulator has product MKPRSVAFDLFGEYLRYRGGEARLCDIVALLAPFGVGASTARVVMLRLRKEGWFDTRPGVDGREVIYALNERSWGLLNEGRERIFADPRAEWDGWWHMVIYYVPESARASREELRKELAWLGFGPLAAATWASPHDRLASVEEKFALSPDVRLDLLRAQSKGLSWDRDIAERCWDLHSLNEDYLAFLTQYRAELPRYRDGRVPPLEALVTRTELLQEWRRFPFRDPGLPVELLPAHWHGHDAYDLFLEAIECLRPGAEQAIIEVTGRTRERDVDDDNIGSSP; this is encoded by the coding sequence ATGAAACCCCGGTCCGTCGCGTTCGATCTCTTCGGTGAGTACCTGCGCTATCGGGGTGGGGAGGCGCGGCTGTGTGACATCGTCGCGCTGCTCGCCCCCTTCGGCGTCGGCGCCTCGACCGCTCGAGTGGTGATGTTGCGATTGAGAAAAGAGGGCTGGTTCGATACACGCCCCGGTGTCGATGGGCGAGAGGTGATCTACGCACTGAACGAGCGCAGTTGGGGGCTCCTCAACGAAGGCCGGGAGCGGATCTTCGCGGACCCACGCGCCGAGTGGGACGGCTGGTGGCACATGGTGATCTACTACGTTCCGGAGTCGGCGAGGGCCAGCCGTGAGGAACTGCGCAAGGAGTTGGCGTGGCTCGGGTTCGGGCCTCTTGCAGCAGCGACCTGGGCGTCTCCCCATGACCGGCTGGCCTCCGTAGAGGAGAAGTTCGCACTCTCCCCCGACGTTCGCCTGGATCTCCTGCGCGCGCAATCTAAGGGGCTGTCGTGGGATCGGGACATTGCCGAACGATGCTGGGATCTTCACTCGCTCAACGAGGACTACCTGGCTTTCCTCACGCAGTATCGGGCAGAGCTTCCACGCTATCGCGATGGACGCGTGCCGCCGCTGGAAGCGCTCGTGACGCGGACCGAACTTCTTCAGGAGTGGCGGAGGTTCCCGTTCCGGGACCCTGGCCTGCCCGTCGAACTGCTGCCGGCTCACTGGCACGGCCACGACGCATACGACCTCTTCCTAGAGGCGATTGAGTGCCTGCGGCCGGGAGCCGAACAGGCCATCATCGAGGTCACCGGGAGGACCAGGGAACGGGATGTCGACGACGATAATATTGGTTCATCTCCTTGA
- a CDS encoding PaaX family transcriptional regulator C-terminal domain-containing protein — MAERCWDLDALNADYQAFLERFRAQLPRYRSGRLAPDEALVTRIELFHEWRKFPFRDPGLPLELLPARWCGHDAHQLFKEASELLLPAAERAIDSITGTRREEPVQMSASTI; from the coding sequence ATGGCTGAGCGTTGTTGGGACCTCGACGCCCTCAACGCCGACTACCAGGCGTTCCTCGAGCGCTTCCGTGCCCAGTTGCCCCGGTACCGTTCGGGCCGGCTCGCGCCGGACGAGGCACTGGTGACACGCATCGAGCTCTTCCACGAGTGGCGGAAGTTCCCCTTCCGCGACCCTGGTCTGCCGCTGGAACTGTTGCCCGCCCGTTGGTGCGGCCACGATGCCCATCAGTTGTTCAAAGAGGCGTCCGAACTCTTGCTCCCTGCGGCAGAGCGAGCCATTGACTCCATAACCGGAACTCGACGTGAGGAACCAGTGCAGATGTCCGCTTCAACTATTTGA
- a CDS encoding FAD-dependent monooxygenase: MSLSVACIGGGPGGLFAATLIKQRRPDARVTVYERNRADDTYGFGVVFSDATLKKINDADPVLIDALREHGTHWEDLEVRLKGERITVGGNGMAAISRKTLLLLLQERARAEGADLRFETEVDVDDVLADHDLVVASDGANSRARERCADTFRPTAVEASAKFIWFGTSYMFDGLTFVHKEGPHGVFAVHGYPISEDVSTFIVETDEETWRRAGLDKFDVTQPPGPSDEKSRKYLEELFADEIDGQPLLVNNSRWGNFRTRRAASWHAGRLALLGDSAHTAHFSVGSGTKMAMEDAIELALAVAEHDDVEQALAAYEAAARPSVEKIQGSARPSLSWWEHFGRYHAAFDPTQFAFHFMSRSIGRAKIARRDPDFIAAVDAAWRERHGNDPLSTPLDLGEVTFPGRTVRIVERDGRRFVTDDGGAAVPLAECPTALDGGRAVEGGSAPGKDEPWALWLTAPETEDGVTGAAAAVAACRAERPALVAVHGGTPLTRVLLAEEVRLAAGLPVALVEEQADEDRAATLVLSGRADLVANAGGTGV; the protein is encoded by the coding sequence ATGTCGCTCTCTGTAGCCTGCATCGGCGGTGGTCCCGGCGGGCTGTTCGCCGCGACGCTCATCAAGCAGCGCCGGCCGGACGCCCGGGTGACCGTCTACGAGCGCAACCGCGCCGACGACACCTACGGCTTCGGCGTCGTCTTCTCGGACGCGACCCTGAAGAAGATCAACGACGCCGACCCGGTGCTCATCGACGCGCTGCGCGAGCACGGCACGCATTGGGAGGACCTCGAGGTCCGGCTCAAGGGTGAGCGGATCACGGTGGGCGGCAACGGGATGGCCGCCATCTCCCGCAAGACGCTGCTGCTGCTCCTGCAGGAGCGCGCCCGGGCCGAGGGCGCGGACCTGCGGTTCGAGACCGAGGTGGACGTCGACGACGTGCTCGCGGACCACGACCTCGTGGTGGCCTCCGACGGCGCGAACTCCCGCGCCCGCGAGCGTTGCGCCGACACGTTCCGGCCGACCGCGGTCGAGGCGAGCGCGAAGTTCATCTGGTTCGGGACCTCGTACATGTTCGACGGGCTGACGTTCGTCCACAAGGAGGGCCCGCACGGCGTCTTCGCCGTCCACGGCTACCCCATCTCGGAGGACGTCAGCACCTTCATCGTCGAGACCGACGAGGAGACCTGGCGCCGCGCCGGCCTCGACAAGTTCGACGTCACCCAACCCCCGGGACCGAGCGACGAGAAGAGCCGCAAGTACCTCGAGGAGCTCTTCGCCGACGAGATCGACGGGCAGCCGCTGCTGGTCAACAACTCCCGCTGGGGCAACTTCCGCACCCGCCGGGCCGCGTCCTGGCACGCCGGCAGGCTGGCCCTCCTCGGCGACTCCGCGCACACCGCGCACTTCTCGGTGGGCTCCGGCACCAAGATGGCGATGGAGGACGCGATCGAGCTCGCCCTCGCCGTGGCCGAGCACGACGACGTCGAGCAGGCCCTGGCCGCGTACGAGGCGGCGGCCCGCCCCTCGGTGGAGAAGATCCAGGGCTCGGCCCGGCCGAGCCTGTCCTGGTGGGAGCACTTCGGCCGCTACCACGCCGCGTTCGACCCCACGCAGTTCGCCTTCCACTTCATGAGCCGGTCCATCGGCCGCGCCAAGATCGCCCGGCGCGACCCCGACTTCATCGCCGCCGTCGACGCCGCCTGGCGCGAGCGCCACGGCAACGACCCGCTCAGCACCCCGCTCGACCTGGGCGAGGTGACCTTCCCGGGCCGCACCGTGCGGATCGTCGAGCGCGACGGGCGTCGGTTCGTGACCGACGACGGCGGCGCCGCGGTCCCGCTCGCCGAGTGCCCCACCGCCCTAGACGGCGGGCGCGCCGTCGAGGGCGGCAGCGCGCCGGGCAAGGACGAGCCGTGGGCGCTGTGGCTCACGGCCCCGGAGACGGAGGACGGCGTAACCGGCGCCGCGGCCGCGGTGGCGGCCTGCCGCGCCGAGCGACCCGCGCTCGTCGCGGTGCACGGCGGGACGCCGCTCACCCGGGTCCTGCTCGCCGAGGAGGTCCGCCTCGCCGCTGGCCTGCCGGTCGCCCTGGTGGAGGAGCAGGCCGACGAGGACCGCGCCGCCACCCTGGTGCTCTCCGGCCGGGCCGACCTCGTCGCGAACGCGGGAGGCACCGGTGTCTGA
- a CDS encoding acetate--CoA ligase family protein, whose product MSDLRPLFSPRGVAVVGASRSGAKLGAVMARSLRSFDGALGLVNSRNPDPDAGLHASVAAASQALGAPMDLAILCVPAAACASAVEDAAAAGTKAALVCAGGFAESGEQGAVHQAALLEAVRRTGVRLLGPNTSGFFSPAQKLTASFVPAAADVPAGGVAVVAASGGINHALSFLLAEAGLGVSLALGLGNATDVTAPDVLDHLREDDATRVVALHVESVADGRRLVDSVRALTQRVPVVALVVGRNDVAEFAQSHTGALATSWRTTRAALRQAGAVLMDDEQQLVDAVAALSHTRLAPAADPGVGIVTAQAGPGLMLMDSLRGHGVAVPTLGDATVAQLGELLPPLTYQLNPVDTGRPAETFGAVLETVAADPAVDAVATYALTEPDSIDLAATVPAASAGTTVPTLVGLGGAPDEVREIRRRLHENGVAAYGAPTALATGVAALVEDARRQHGLARSAATARPAGTGENGTPVPAERTSWDEDQAKSLVAQLGVRTMPRRACGSDAEAHAALDELGGPVAVKLLDAAVLHKTEIGGVRLGVRSHEGLDEALAGLRSAGADRFLVEAMAPAGVDLILGARRDPVFGPVVLLGLGGTVAEALADVSLRVAPLSPAEAATMPEDLAGRALLEGFRGSPALDRSELADLVSALGTLLLDAPHLADVEINPLRVTADGLVALDAVVTTKES is encoded by the coding sequence GTGTCTGACCTGCGACCCCTCTTCTCCCCGCGCGGCGTCGCCGTCGTCGGCGCCTCGCGCTCCGGCGCGAAGCTCGGCGCCGTCATGGCCCGCTCCCTGCGCAGCTTCGACGGCGCCCTCGGGCTCGTCAACTCGCGCAACCCCGACCCCGACGCAGGGCTGCACGCCTCCGTCGCGGCGGCCTCGCAGGCCCTCGGCGCCCCGATGGACCTCGCGATCCTGTGCGTGCCCGCCGCCGCCTGCGCCTCCGCCGTCGAGGACGCCGCCGCGGCCGGCACCAAGGCCGCCCTCGTCTGCGCCGGTGGGTTCGCCGAGTCCGGCGAGCAGGGCGCCGTCCACCAGGCGGCCCTGCTCGAGGCCGTCCGCCGCACCGGCGTGCGACTCCTCGGGCCGAACACCTCGGGGTTCTTCTCCCCCGCCCAGAAGCTCACCGCGAGCTTCGTCCCGGCGGCCGCGGACGTGCCCGCCGGCGGGGTCGCCGTCGTCGCGGCCTCCGGCGGGATCAACCACGCCCTGTCCTTTCTCCTCGCCGAGGCCGGCCTGGGCGTCAGCCTCGCCCTCGGGCTGGGCAACGCCACGGACGTCACCGCCCCCGACGTCCTCGACCACCTCCGTGAAGACGACGCCACCCGCGTGGTCGCGCTGCACGTGGAGTCGGTCGCGGACGGACGGCGCCTCGTGGACTCCGTGCGGGCGCTGACCCAGCGGGTGCCCGTGGTCGCCCTCGTGGTGGGCCGCAACGACGTCGCCGAGTTCGCCCAGTCCCACACCGGCGCCCTGGCCACGTCCTGGCGGACCACGCGGGCGGCGCTGCGCCAGGCCGGCGCGGTCCTGATGGACGACGAGCAGCAGCTCGTCGACGCCGTCGCCGCGCTCTCCCACACCCGCCTCGCCCCGGCGGCCGACCCGGGCGTGGGCATCGTGACGGCGCAGGCGGGGCCCGGTCTGATGCTCATGGACAGCCTCCGCGGCCACGGCGTGGCTGTGCCGACGCTGGGCGACGCGACGGTGGCGCAGCTCGGGGAGCTCCTGCCCCCGCTGACCTACCAGCTCAACCCCGTGGACACCGGCCGCCCGGCCGAGACGTTCGGCGCCGTCCTCGAGACCGTCGCCGCCGACCCGGCCGTGGACGCCGTCGCCACCTACGCCCTCACCGAGCCGGACAGCATCGACCTGGCCGCCACCGTCCCGGCCGCCTCCGCCGGCACGACCGTGCCAACGCTCGTCGGCCTCGGCGGCGCGCCGGACGAGGTCCGCGAGATCCGCCGACGCCTTCACGAGAACGGCGTCGCCGCGTACGGCGCCCCGACAGCGCTGGCCACCGGCGTCGCCGCGCTGGTCGAGGACGCCCGCCGCCAGCACGGCCTGGCACGCAGCGCCGCGACCGCCCGACCGGCAGGTACCGGCGAGAACGGGACGCCGGTACCTGCGGAGCGGACCTCGTGGGACGAGGACCAGGCCAAGAGCCTGGTCGCGCAGCTCGGCGTGCGCACCATGCCGCGCCGCGCCTGCGGCTCAGACGCCGAGGCGCACGCGGCCCTGGACGAGCTCGGCGGCCCCGTCGCCGTCAAGCTCCTCGACGCCGCCGTGCTGCACAAGACCGAGATCGGCGGCGTCCGCCTGGGCGTGCGCAGCCACGAGGGGCTGGACGAGGCCCTCGCCGGGCTGCGGTCCGCCGGCGCGGACCGGTTCCTCGTCGAGGCCATGGCCCCGGCCGGCGTCGACCTGATCCTCGGCGCGCGCAGGGACCCCGTCTTCGGCCCGGTCGTCCTGCTCGGGCTCGGCGGCACCGTGGCGGAGGCGCTCGCCGACGTCAGCCTCCGCGTCGCGCCACTCTCCCCCGCCGAGGCCGCCACCATGCCCGAGGACCTGGCCGGGCGCGCCCTCCTGGAAGGCTTCCGCGGCTCGCCCGCCCTCGACCGGTCCGAGCTCGCCGACCTCGTCAGCGCGCTAGGCACCCTCCTCCTCGACGCCCCGCACCTGGCGGACGTCGAGATCAACCCGCTGCGGGTCACCGCGGACGGGCTCGTCGCCCTCGACGCTGTCGTCACCACGAAGGAGTCGTGA
- a CDS encoding (2,3-dihydroxybenzoyl)adenylate synthase, whose product MVRPISEGIVPWPAELVERFTAAGYWEGKSLGHHLWTAADAHADDVAVVDGEVRLTYAQLVARADAAASRLRDLGIAAGDRIVVQLPNGWEFVVLTLACFRAGIVPVMALPGHRRHEMSYFVAHAEAVAVAVPDVVKDFDHQRLALELAAENPGLRYLLVAGEHVAEGSVDLRALCAAPADDAEAASHRARWDAEEPATSDVALFLLSGGTTGIPKLIPRSHDDYAYNAKESTKICGFDADTVYLVSIPVTHNFPLACPGVLGTLLVGGTVVMLPSPSLARAFATIEREGVTHTAVVPAIAKRWLDEQAANPTGQLASLRVLQVGGSRLADEVARRVPGTLGCTLQQVFGMAEGLLNYTRLDDLEEVIFTTQGRPMSPADQVLLVDEHDNPVPRGTHGSLITQGPYTLRGYYRAEEQNARAFTTDGWYRSGDICRTDEMGNLIVEGRDKDMINRGGEKISAEEVENLVYQFAAARLVAAVAMPDDVLGERVCVYVVPHDGATLTLQEVHAAMETAGVARYKWPEHLEVTDELPTTKVGKINKKALRTDIAERLAAGLGIRASL is encoded by the coding sequence ATGGTTCGCCCCATCTCCGAAGGAATCGTCCCCTGGCCCGCCGAGCTGGTCGAGCGGTTCACCGCCGCCGGGTACTGGGAGGGCAAGAGCCTGGGCCACCACCTCTGGACCGCCGCCGACGCCCACGCGGACGACGTCGCCGTGGTCGACGGCGAGGTGCGGCTGACCTACGCCCAGCTCGTCGCCCGGGCCGACGCCGCCGCCTCCCGGCTGCGCGACCTCGGCATCGCCGCGGGTGACCGCATCGTGGTCCAGCTGCCCAACGGGTGGGAGTTCGTCGTGCTCACCCTGGCCTGCTTCCGGGCCGGGATCGTGCCAGTGATGGCCCTGCCCGGGCACCGGCGCCACGAGATGTCCTACTTCGTCGCCCACGCCGAGGCCGTCGCGGTCGCGGTGCCGGACGTCGTCAAGGACTTCGACCACCAGCGGCTCGCACTCGAGCTCGCCGCCGAGAACCCTGGCCTGCGCTACCTGCTCGTCGCCGGCGAACACGTCGCCGAGGGGTCCGTCGACCTGCGCGCCCTGTGCGCGGCGCCGGCCGACGACGCCGAGGCCGCGTCCCACCGCGCCCGGTGGGACGCGGAGGAGCCCGCGACCTCCGACGTCGCCCTCTTCCTGCTCTCCGGCGGCACCACCGGCATCCCCAAGCTCATCCCCCGCTCGCACGACGACTACGCCTACAACGCCAAGGAGTCCACGAAGATCTGCGGCTTCGACGCCGACACCGTCTACCTCGTGAGCATCCCGGTGACGCACAACTTCCCGCTCGCCTGCCCGGGCGTGCTCGGCACCCTGCTCGTGGGCGGGACGGTCGTCATGCTGCCCAGCCCCTCGCTGGCACGGGCGTTCGCCACCATCGAGCGCGAGGGCGTGACCCACACCGCCGTCGTCCCCGCCATCGCCAAGCGGTGGCTCGACGAGCAGGCGGCCAACCCCACCGGCCAGCTCGCGTCCCTGCGGGTGCTGCAGGTCGGCGGCTCCCGGCTGGCCGACGAGGTCGCCCGCCGCGTCCCCGGCACGCTCGGCTGCACGCTCCAGCAGGTGTTCGGCATGGCCGAGGGGCTGCTGAACTACACCCGCCTGGACGACCTCGAGGAGGTCATCTTCACCACCCAGGGCCGCCCCATGTCACCCGCCGACCAGGTCCTCCTCGTCGACGAGCACGACAACCCCGTCCCCCGCGGCACCCACGGCTCGCTCATCACCCAGGGCCCGTACACGCTGCGCGGCTACTACCGCGCCGAGGAGCAGAACGCCCGCGCCTTCACCACCGACGGCTGGTACCGCTCCGGAGACATCTGCCGCACGGACGAGATGGGCAACCTCATCGTCGAGGGCCGCGACAAGGACATGATCAACCGCGGCGGGGAGAAGATCTCCGCGGAGGAGGTCGAGAACCTCGTCTACCAGTTCGCGGCCGCCCGGCTCGTGGCCGCCGTCGCCATGCCCGACGACGTCCTCGGCGAGCGGGTGTGCGTGTACGTCGTCCCGCACGACGGCGCGACCCTCACCCTCCAGGAGGTCCACGCGGCAATGGAGACCGCCGGGGTGGCCCGGTACAAGTGGCCGGAGCACCTCGAGGTCACCGACGAGCTGCCCACCACGAAGGTCGGCAAGATCAACAAGAAGGCGCTCCGCACGGACATCGCCGAGCGTCTCGCTGCCGGACTTGGCATCCGCGCGAGCCTTTGA
- a CDS encoding cupin domain-containing protein has translation MTTTEEPLEHGDIENAMQPEDTPELRELYAGFEANHMVPLWTQIDDLMPMHPAPKAVPHVWKWSSLYPLAKRSGDLVPVGRGGERRAIGLANPGLGGRAYVSPTLWAAIQYLGPKETAPEHRHAQNAFRFVVEGEGVWTVVNGDPVRMSRGDFLLTPGWNFHGHHNETDKPMAWIDGLDIPFSYQNDVGFFEFGSERVTDYATPNYSRGERLWCHPGLRPLSVLQNTVSSPIGAYRWEFTDRALTEQLLLEEEGQPATVEQSHAAVRYVNPTTGGDVMPTIRAEFHRLRAGAVTATRREVGSTVFQVFEGSGSVVIDGTEQQLEIGDMFVIPSWVPWSLQGDTQFDLFRFSDAPIMERLHFDRTYIEGTDR, from the coding sequence ATGACCACCACCGAAGAGCCGCTGGAGCACGGCGACATCGAGAACGCGATGCAGCCGGAGGACACTCCCGAGCTGCGCGAGCTCTACGCCGGATTCGAGGCGAACCACATGGTCCCGCTGTGGACCCAGATCGACGACCTTATGCCCATGCACCCGGCGCCCAAGGCGGTGCCGCACGTGTGGAAGTGGTCGAGCCTCTACCCGTTGGCGAAGCGCTCGGGCGACCTGGTGCCCGTCGGCCGCGGCGGTGAGCGCCGCGCCATCGGCCTGGCGAACCCGGGCCTGGGTGGCAGGGCCTACGTCTCCCCGACGCTGTGGGCCGCCATCCAGTATCTCGGCCCGAAGGAGACCGCGCCGGAGCACCGGCACGCCCAGAACGCCTTCCGCTTCGTCGTCGAGGGCGAGGGCGTGTGGACCGTCGTCAACGGTGACCCGGTGCGGATGAGCCGCGGCGACTTCCTGCTGACGCCGGGCTGGAACTTCCACGGTCACCACAACGAGACCGACAAGCCGATGGCCTGGATCGACGGCCTCGACATCCCGTTCTCGTACCAGAACGACGTCGGCTTCTTCGAGTTCGGCTCCGAGCGCGTGACGGACTACGCGACGCCGAACTACTCCCGCGGCGAGCGCCTGTGGTGCCACCCCGGCCTGCGCCCGCTCTCCGTTCTGCAGAACACCGTCTCCTCCCCGATCGGCGCGTACCGGTGGGAGTTCACCGACCGCGCGCTGACCGAGCAGCTGCTGCTCGAGGAGGAGGGGCAGCCGGCCACCGTCGAGCAAAGCCACGCCGCGGTGCGCTACGTCAATCCCACCACCGGCGGGGACGTCATGCCGACCATCCGGGCGGAGTTCCACCGCCTGCGCGCCGGCGCCGTCACGGCCACGCGCCGCGAGGTCGGCTCGACCGTCTTCCAGGTCTTCGAGGGCTCCGGCTCCGTCGTCATCGACGGCACCGAGCAGCAGCTCGAGATCGGCGACATGTTCGTCATCCCCTCGTGGGTGCCGTGGTCGCTCCAGGGCGACACCCAGTTCGACCTGTTCCGTTTCTCCGACGCGCCGATCATGGAGCGTCTGCACTTCGACCGCACGTACATCGAGGGGACCGACCGATGA
- a CDS encoding fumarylacetoacetate hydrolase family protein, with protein sequence MKLTTLRTISGTVAARVDGDKAVELAGFTDVGDLLRRGDLSAAAEASGAEHDLATADLAPVVASPGKIVCVGLNYRNHILEMGRELPEYPTLFTKFPEALIGPRDEIQIPPESDKIDWEGELVVVVGKTVRRADAEQAKAAIAGYTVMNDITMRDYQYRTPQWFQGKAWESSTPVGPVLVTPDELPADAELVTRLDGEEMQRTRIDDLVFDAVALVRYISTIFTLNPGDIIATGTPGGVGHARKPGRYITAGQTVSVSIDGIGELVNLAVAEKGRGPGRAGPATVGA encoded by the coding sequence ATGAAGTTGACCACGCTGCGCACCATCTCCGGCACCGTTGCCGCCCGCGTCGACGGCGACAAGGCCGTCGAGCTGGCCGGCTTCACCGACGTCGGGGACCTGCTGCGCCGCGGCGACCTCTCCGCCGCGGCCGAGGCCTCCGGCGCCGAGCACGATCTGGCGACGGCGGACCTGGCCCCCGTGGTGGCGTCGCCGGGCAAGATCGTCTGCGTCGGCCTGAACTACCGCAACCACATCCTCGAGATGGGCCGCGAGCTCCCCGAGTACCCGACGCTGTTCACCAAGTTCCCCGAGGCCCTCATCGGGCCGCGCGACGAGATCCAGATCCCGCCGGAGTCGGACAAGATCGACTGGGAGGGCGAGCTCGTCGTCGTCGTCGGGAAGACCGTCCGCCGCGCCGACGCCGAGCAGGCGAAGGCTGCCATCGCGGGCTACACGGTGATGAACGACATCACCATGCGCGACTACCAGTACCGCACCCCGCAGTGGTTCCAGGGCAAGGCGTGGGAGAGCTCCACGCCGGTCGGCCCGGTGCTCGTCACCCCGGACGAGCTGCCTGCCGACGCCGAGCTCGTCACCCGCCTCGACGGCGAGGAGATGCAGCGCACCCGCATCGACGACCTCGTCTTCGACGCCGTGGCGCTCGTGCGGTACATCTCGACGATCTTCACGCTCAACCCCGGCGACATCATCGCCACCGGGACTCCCGGCGGCGTGGGCCACGCGCGCAAGCCCGGCCGGTACATCACCGCGGGCCAGACGGTGTCGGTGTCCATCGACGGCATCGGCGAGCTCGTCAACCTCGCGGTCGCGGAGAAGGGTCGCGGGCCGGGCCGAGCAGGCCCCGCCACGGTGGGCGCATGA
- a CDS encoding maleylpyruvate isomerase family mycothiol-dependent enzyme: MSTSLEQAREELRRRQGSGARYDSENVPARELAWARTGTAYFARKLNELTNEELYGPSLLPGWTRAHLVAHVGYNARALTRLCGWARTGVETPMYASTSQRNTEIDRGATLPARALRNLFAHAEVHLNVEWRDLTDEQWDHEVRTAQGRTVPARETAWMRAREVWVHAVDLDNAGSFRDFPADLLDELLADVLRAWARREEKADLVLAPTDRDRQVTVGAGAGPTVSGTTADLVRWLTGRGARRLTSSTGELPEIPRWL; the protein is encoded by the coding sequence ATGAGCACCTCGCTGGAGCAGGCCCGCGAGGAGCTCCGGCGTCGGCAGGGTTCCGGCGCGCGGTACGACTCCGAGAACGTGCCCGCGCGCGAGCTCGCGTGGGCGCGGACGGGCACGGCGTACTTCGCCCGGAAGCTCAACGAGCTGACCAACGAGGAGCTCTACGGGCCGAGCCTGCTGCCCGGCTGGACCCGGGCGCACCTGGTGGCACACGTGGGGTACAACGCCCGTGCGCTGACCAGGCTGTGCGGGTGGGCGCGCACGGGCGTGGAGACGCCCATGTACGCCTCGACCAGCCAGCGCAACACCGAGATCGACCGCGGGGCCACCCTCCCCGCCCGGGCGCTGCGCAACCTGTTCGCCCACGCCGAGGTCCACCTGAACGTCGAGTGGCGCGACCTCACCGACGAGCAGTGGGACCACGAGGTCCGCACCGCCCAGGGGCGCACCGTGCCCGCCCGGGAGACCGCCTGGATGCGCGCCCGCGAGGTGTGGGTCCACGCCGTGGACCTGGACAACGCCGGCTCGTTCCGGGACTTCCCGGCCGACCTGCTCGACGAGCTGCTCGCCGACGTCCTCCGGGCGTGGGCGCGGCGCGAGGAGAAGGCCGACCTCGTCCTCGCCCCCACCGACCGGGACCGCCAGGTCACGGTGGGGGCGGGCGCCGGGCCGACGGTCAGCGGCACCACCGCGGACCTCGTCCGCTGGCTCACCGGCCGCGGCGCGCGCCGGCTCACCAGCTCGACCGGTGAGCTGCCGGAGATCCCGCGCTGGCTCTGA